A genomic region of Dreissena polymorpha isolate Duluth1 chromosome 4, UMN_Dpol_1.0, whole genome shotgun sequence contains the following coding sequences:
- the LOC127877841 gene encoding myosin heavy chain, fast skeletal muscle-like isoform X2, which translates to MSKAVSSNKKPQKPGSSKNPPPTHDKKKDTAVVNSVSELQKENDALKFRIECLEKQFNPKVFEKKAGQSEQTVKTLFEDALKSAEETIVKLRNGNSSDENTGELKKAKDEIKELTNKLNQMAKAEETLKLDLQTAQSERDDLKKQLSEARSTTVSEKKTSTGSQTSAENEAEKADSSEQAFTEKLNKANEEIKNLNNMLKQKETECENLKRELEKAQSKLDNLQKKQTDARRSSDEVESSTIATLKEDLKKSEKEIDRLKADLKTANENKDTETASLKKQVEDLKTTTHKSSDPNDTKKLQEQLDQNKQQMDQQASELKIVKKDLEMKKEEILGLQDEKKSIVSELTKLKSLNESQNNDSMKEQITEKDTEIGNKKSEIDALKVEIKDLKKTIDALRREKTMEKTAPPGRDDVGDIRQQLSKATHEIDELKSRLSKMVGENLTNNNPNITDLSDENRPTKLAEIYSEMYDNEWTDAFEELEKQGSKELNIISDLLKILQDTLKFCGKLAEQYIANLQKSASKLHDKTSTTNQYQKLHLLKELRKSYAPSLADEVFSLYVKEKNLKFGKTPKVEAYTRSCVKLSWLMSVQDPAVVIDEVKTPSKFDGDRYRAYTQSGTTMEFVVWPTMLIHSGGPILMKGVAQCK; encoded by the exons ATGTCTAAAGCCGTTTCTTCTAATAAGAAACCACAAAAACCGGG ATCATCAAAGAATCCACCACCAACACACGACAAAAAGAAAGACACAGCAGTTGTCAATAGCGTGTCAGAGCTCCAGAAGGAAAACGATGCCCTAAAATTTCGCATCGAATGCCTAGAGAAGCAATTTAATCC GAAAGTGTTTGAAAAGAAAGCAGGTCAAAGTGAACAGACAGTGAAGACGCTATTCGAGGATGCCTTAAAAAG TGCAGAGGAAACAATAGTTAAGCTACGAAACGGAAATTCTTCAGATGAAAA CACTGGCGAGTTAAAGAAAGCCAAAGATGAAATTAAGGAACTGACCAACAAGCTCAATCAGAT GGCGAAAGCAGAAGAAACACTGAAACTTGACCTCCAAACAGCTCAATCAGAACGAGATGACTTGAAAAAGCAACTATCAGAAGCAAG GTCAACAACTGTTTCTGAGAAAAAGACGTCTACTGGGTC CCAAACGTCAGCAGAAAACGAAGCCGAGAAAGCAGATTCTTCCGAGCAGGCTTT CACAGAGAAGTTGAACAAAGCCAATGAGGAAATAAAGAACCTGAACAACATGCTCAAACAAAA ggAGACGGAATGCGAAAATTTAAAACGTGAACTCGAAAAAGCTCAATCCAAACTGGATAACTTGCAAAAGAAACAAACAGATGCCAG GCGCTCTTCTGATGAGGTTGAATCTTCCACAATTGCAACTTTGAAAGAGGATTT GAAGAAGAGCGAAAAAGAAATTGATCGACTGAAGGCTGATCTAAAAACAGCTAA CGAAAACAAAGATACTGAAACTGCGTCCCTGAAAAAACAGGTCGAAGATCTGAAAACCACAACCCATAAAAg CAGTGATCCTAATGACACTAAGAAGTTGCAAGAACAATT GGATCAGAATAAACAACAAATGGATCAACAAGCGTCCGAACTAAAAATCGTGAA GAAGGACCTTGAAATGAAAAAGGAAGAAATCCTAGGTCTACAAGATGAAAAGAAATCAATAGT GAGCGAGCTTACAAAGTTGAAGTCACTCAATGAATCTCAAAACAA TGACTCTATGAAAGAGCAGATCACCGAAAAAGACACCGAAATTGGAAATAAAAAGTC AGAAATAGACGCATTGAAAGTGGAAATCAAAGATTTAAAGAA AACCATCGATGCACTTCGAAGAGAAAAAACGATGGAAAAAACAGCACCGCCCGGGCGAGACGACGTGGGTGATATAAGACAGCAACTCAGTAAGGCAACACACGAAATTGATGAACTGAAAAGCAG GTTGAGCAAAATGGTTGGCGAGAATCTAACAAACAACAACCCAAATATCACGGATCTTAGCGACGAGAATCGACCTACAAAACTGGCTGAGATATATTCAGAAATGTACGACAACGAATGGACAGACGCGTTTGAAGAGTTAGAAAAGCAGGGCTCAAAAGAGCTTAACATTATTTCGGATTTGCTCAAGATACTTCAG GATACGCTAAAGTTCTGCGGGAAATTGGCCGAACAATATATTGCGAATTTACAGAAATCTGCTTCTAAATTACACGATAAAACATCGACAACG AATCAATACCAAAAGCTTCATTTGCTGAAAGAACTGAGAAAGAGCTATGCACCGTCATTAGCGGATGAAGTTTTCTcg CTGTATGTAAAGGAAAAGAATTTAAAATTCGGTAAAACACCTAAAGTGGAGGCGTATACGAGAAGCTGCGTAAAATTGTCTTGGCTGATGAGCGTCCAAGACCCTGCAGTTGTAATTGATGAGGTCAAAACACC
- the LOC127877841 gene encoding early endosome antigen 1-like isoform X1 produces the protein MSKAVSSNKKPQKPGSSKNPPPTHDKKKDTAVVNSVSELQKENDALKFRIECLEKQFNPKVFEKKAGQSEQTVKTLFEDALKSAEETIVKLRNGNSSDENTGELKKAKDEIKELTNKLNQMAKAEETLKLDLQTAQSERDDLKKQLSEARSTTVSEKKTSTGSQTSAENEAEKADSSEQAFTEKLNKANEEIKNLNNMLKQKETECENLKRELEKAQSKLDNLQKKQTDARRSSDEVESSTIATLKEDLKKSEKEIDRLKADLKTANENKDTETASLKKQVEDLKTTTHKSSDPNDTKKLQEQLDQNKQQMDQQASELKIVKKDLEMKKEEILGLQDEKKSIVSELTKLKSLNESQNNSSKINTGLQDKIDSMKEQITEKDTEIGNKKSEIDALKVEIKDLKKACHDAFVKLETKERESKKLEEDYKKKINQKEETIDALRREKTMEKTAPPGRDDVGDIRQQLSKATHEIDELKSRLSKMVGENLTNNNPNITDLSDENRPTKLAEIYSEMYDNEWTDAFEELEKQGSKELNIISDLLKILQDTLKFCGKLAEQYIANLQKSASKLHDKTSTTNQYQKLHLLKELRKSYAPSLADEVFSLYVKEKNLKFGKTPKVEAYTRSCVKLSWLMSVQDPAVVIDEVKTPSKFDGDRYRAYTQSGTTMEFVVWPTMLIHSGGPILMKGVAQCK, from the exons ATGTCTAAAGCCGTTTCTTCTAATAAGAAACCACAAAAACCGGG ATCATCAAAGAATCCACCACCAACACACGACAAAAAGAAAGACACAGCAGTTGTCAATAGCGTGTCAGAGCTCCAGAAGGAAAACGATGCCCTAAAATTTCGCATCGAATGCCTAGAGAAGCAATTTAATCC GAAAGTGTTTGAAAAGAAAGCAGGTCAAAGTGAACAGACAGTGAAGACGCTATTCGAGGATGCCTTAAAAAG TGCAGAGGAAACAATAGTTAAGCTACGAAACGGAAATTCTTCAGATGAAAA CACTGGCGAGTTAAAGAAAGCCAAAGATGAAATTAAGGAACTGACCAACAAGCTCAATCAGAT GGCGAAAGCAGAAGAAACACTGAAACTTGACCTCCAAACAGCTCAATCAGAACGAGATGACTTGAAAAAGCAACTATCAGAAGCAAG GTCAACAACTGTTTCTGAGAAAAAGACGTCTACTGGGTC CCAAACGTCAGCAGAAAACGAAGCCGAGAAAGCAGATTCTTCCGAGCAGGCTTT CACAGAGAAGTTGAACAAAGCCAATGAGGAAATAAAGAACCTGAACAACATGCTCAAACAAAA ggAGACGGAATGCGAAAATTTAAAACGTGAACTCGAAAAAGCTCAATCCAAACTGGATAACTTGCAAAAGAAACAAACAGATGCCAG GCGCTCTTCTGATGAGGTTGAATCTTCCACAATTGCAACTTTGAAAGAGGATTT GAAGAAGAGCGAAAAAGAAATTGATCGACTGAAGGCTGATCTAAAAACAGCTAA CGAAAACAAAGATACTGAAACTGCGTCCCTGAAAAAACAGGTCGAAGATCTGAAAACCACAACCCATAAAAg CAGTGATCCTAATGACACTAAGAAGTTGCAAGAACAATT GGATCAGAATAAACAACAAATGGATCAACAAGCGTCCGAACTAAAAATCGTGAA GAAGGACCTTGAAATGAAAAAGGAAGAAATCCTAGGTCTACAAGATGAAAAGAAATCAATAGT GAGCGAGCTTACAAAGTTGAAGTCACTCAATGAATCTCAAAACAA ttCGTCTAAGATAAACACCGGGTTGCAGGACAAAAT TGACTCTATGAAAGAGCAGATCACCGAAAAAGACACCGAAATTGGAAATAAAAAGTC AGAAATAGACGCATTGAAAGTGGAAATCAAAGATTTAAAGAA GGCTTGTCATGACGCCTTTGTAAAATTAGAAACCAAAGAACGTGAATCAAAGAAATTAGAAGAAGATTATAAAAAGAAGATAAATCAAAAGGAAGA AACCATCGATGCACTTCGAAGAGAAAAAACGATGGAAAAAACAGCACCGCCCGGGCGAGACGACGTGGGTGATATAAGACAGCAACTCAGTAAGGCAACACACGAAATTGATGAACTGAAAAGCAG GTTGAGCAAAATGGTTGGCGAGAATCTAACAAACAACAACCCAAATATCACGGATCTTAGCGACGAGAATCGACCTACAAAACTGGCTGAGATATATTCAGAAATGTACGACAACGAATGGACAGACGCGTTTGAAGAGTTAGAAAAGCAGGGCTCAAAAGAGCTTAACATTATTTCGGATTTGCTCAAGATACTTCAG GATACGCTAAAGTTCTGCGGGAAATTGGCCGAACAATATATTGCGAATTTACAGAAATCTGCTTCTAAATTACACGATAAAACATCGACAACG AATCAATACCAAAAGCTTCATTTGCTGAAAGAACTGAGAAAGAGCTATGCACCGTCATTAGCGGATGAAGTTTTCTcg CTGTATGTAAAGGAAAAGAATTTAAAATTCGGTAAAACACCTAAAGTGGAGGCGTATACGAGAAGCTGCGTAAAATTGTCTTGGCTGATGAGCGTCCAAGACCCTGCAGTTGTAATTGATGAGGTCAAAACACC